In one Cloacibacillus porcorum genomic region, the following are encoded:
- the tet(W) gene encoding tetracycline resistance ribosomal protection protein Tet(W), with protein MNIINIGILAHVDAGKTTLTESLLYASGTISEPGSVEKGTTRTDTMFLERQRGITIQTAVTSFQWHSCKVNIVDTPGHMDFLAEVYRSLAVLDGAILVLSAKDGVQAQTRVLFHALRKLNIPTIIFINKIDQVDIDLEGVYQSVRDKLSADIIIKQTVSLSPEIVLEENTDIEAWDAVIENNDALLEKYIAGEPISQEKLAREEQRRVQEASLFPVYHGSAKKGLGIQPLMDAVTGLFQPIGEQGSATLCGSVFKVEYTDCGQRRVYLRLYSGTLRLRDTVALAGREKLKITEMRIPSKGEIVRTDTAYPGEIVILPSDSVRLNDVLGDQTRLPRKRWREAPLPMLRTTIAPKTAAQRERLLDALTQLADTDPLLRCEVDSITHEIILSFLGRVQLEVVSALLSEKYKIETVVKEPTVIYMERPLKAASHTIHIEVPPNPFWASIGLSVTPLPLGSGVQYESRVSLGYLNQSFQNAVRDGIRYGLEQGLFGWNVTDCKICFEYGLYYSPVSTPADFRSLAPIVLEQALKESGTQLLEPYLSFTLYAPQEYLSRAYHDAPKYCATIETAQVKKDEVVFTGEIPARCIQAYRTDLAFYTNGQSVCLTELKGYQAAVGQPVIQPRRPNNRLDKVRHMFSKIP; from the coding sequence ATGAACATTATCAATATCGGGATTCTTGCCCATGTAGATGCGGGCAAGACGACACTGACAGAAAGCCTGCTGTATGCCAGCGGAACCATTTCAGAGCCGGGGAGCGTCGAAAAAGGGACAACGAGAACGGACACTATGTTTTTGGAGCGGCAGCGTGGAATTACCATTCAAACGGCAGTCACTTCTTTCCAGTGGCACAGTTGTAAAGTCAACATTGTGGATACTCCCGGCCACATGGATTTCTTGGCAGAGGTATACCGCTCTCTGGCCGTTTTGGACGGGGCCATCTTGGTGCTCTCCGCTAAAGATGGCGTGCAGGCCCAGACCCGAGTTCTGTTCCATGCCCTACGGAAATTGAACATCCCCACCATTATCTTTATCAACAAGATCGACCAGGTTGACATTGATTTGGAGGGCGTATATCAGTCTGTTCGGGATAAGCTCTCCGCCGATATTATCATCAAGCAGACGGTATCGCTGTCCCCGGAAATAGTTCTGGAGGAAAATACCGACATAGAAGCATGGGATGCGGTCATCGAAAATAACGATGCATTATTGGAAAAGTATATCGCAGGAGAACCAATCAGCCAGGAAAAACTTGCGCGGGAGGAACAGCGGCGGGTTCAAGAAGCCTCCCTGTTTCCGGTCTATCATGGCAGCGCCAAAAAGGGCCTTGGCATTCAACCGTTGATGGATGCGGTGACAGGACTGTTCCAACCGATTGGGGAACAGGGGAGCGCCACCCTATGCGGCAGCGTTTTCAAGGTTGAGTACACCGATTGCGGCCAGCGGCGTGTCTATCTGCGGCTATACAGCGGAACGCTGCGCCTGCGGGATACGGTGGCCCTGGCCGGGAGAGAAAAGCTGAAAATCACAGAGATGCGTATTCCATCCAAAGGGGAAATTGTTCGGACAGACACCGCTTATCCGGGCGAAATTGTTATCCTTCCCAGCGACAGCGTGAGGTTAAACGATGTATTAGGGGATCAAACCCGGCTCCCTCGTAAAAGGTGGCGCGAGGCCCCCCTCCCCATGCTGCGGACGACGATTGCGCCGAAAACGGCAGCGCAAAGAGAACGGCTGCTGGACGCTCTTACGCAACTTGCGGATACTGACCCGCTTTTGCGCTGCGAAGTGGATTCCATCACCCATGAGATCATTCTTTCTTTTTTGGGACGGGTGCAGTTGGAGGTCGTTTCCGCTTTGCTGTCGGAAAAATACAAGATTGAAACAGTGGTAAAGGAACCCACCGTCATTTATATGGAGCGGCCGCTCAAAGCAGCCAGCCACACCATCCATATCGAGGTGCCGCCCAACCCGTTTTGGGCATCTATCGGACTGTCTGTTACACCACTCCCGCTTGGCTCCGGCGTACAATACGAGAGCCGGGTTTCGCTGGGATACTTGAACCAGAGTTTTCAAAACGCTGTCAGGGATGGTATCCGTTACGGGCTGGAGCAGGGCTTGTTCGGCTGGAACGTAACGGACTGTAAGATTTGCTTTGAATACGGGCTTTATTACAGTCCAGTCAGCACGCCGGCGGACTTCCGCTCATTGGCCCCGATTGTATTGGAACAGGCATTGAAGGAATCGGGGACGCAGCTGCTGGAACCTTATCTCTCCTTCACCCTCTATGCGCCCCAGGAATACCTTTCCAGGGCTTATCATGATGCACCGAAATACTGTGCCACCATCGAAACGGCCCAGGTAAAAAAGGATGAAGTTGTCTTTACTGGCGAGATTCCCGCCCGCTGTATACAGGCATACCGTACTGATCTGGCCTTTTACACCAACGGGCAGAGCGTATGCCTTACAGAGCTAAAAGGGTATCAGGCCGCTGTCGGCCAGCCGGTCATCCAGCCCCGCCGTCCAAACAACCGTTTGGATAAGGTGCGCCATATGTTCAGTAAGATTCCTTGA
- a CDS encoding helix-turn-helix domain-containing protein: MRYTKEERLEIGRKVYEGIMTRYEAAEAYGISDDTARDYMRMYRDSNSLPPKSSGNGSDSYVYKPSERQPDLSDYESMTKKELIVELIKAKVAEARLKKGYEVKGDGPVKEYILLDSSNTK; this comes from the coding sequence ATGCGATACACGAAAGAAGAGCGTCTTGAAATCGGACGAAAAGTTTATGAGGGGATAATGACACGTTACGAGGCTGCCGAAGCCTACGGCATCAGCGACGACACGGCTAGGGACTATATGCGGATGTATCGTGATTCCAACAGTCTGCCGCCCAAGTCTTCCGGAAACGGTTCGGACAGTTATGTTTACAAGCCTTCCGAAAGACAGCCTGACCTATCAGATTATGAGTCCATGACAAAAAAAGAACTCATTGTTGAGTTGATTAAAGCGAAAGTAGCGGAAGCAAGATTAAAAAAAGGCTACGAGGTGAAAGGAGATGGTCCGGTAAAGGAATATATCCTTTTAGACAGCTCGAATACCAAGTAA
- a CDS encoding ATP-binding protein: MAEFTAKRIDDPEANECWCVLVFRDVQEEYLLEQRRNVETSQLATAAQTAYQMLIAVNLTQNTYHMLEYNRFPVKRPVAEGCFDDLIQTELSTVHPDYRDEFIGKFMRASLCDVFSRGELLVTMTVPHLGDDGAYHWYFTQVVQVKSPYTDDMIEITLSRNIDDERRMQEEALEKERQAKQLLEDALQKAENASKAKSSFLSRMSHDIRTPMNAIVGMTELAKLHIGDEERLRGYLEKIAASGAHLLGLINEVLDVSKIESGTVELEEAEFDLCRLLDEAVELIRLSVEKKGQIVSVHTGEGLHQLVLGDERRLKQVLVNILENASKYTGEGGRISLSVDELDKGESTVGTYRFVVEDNGIGMSPEYIEHIFEPFSRADDSRTNKIMGTGLGMTIVKNIVSIMGGDVRAESEYGKGSRFIVTLCLAKSAAAGEVTAEGAHTDESFSDLRVLLVEDNELNREIAAEMLALLGAWVESVENGRLAVEAVCSHPPYYYDIVFMDIQMPVLNGYDAAKEIRGCGMKSIGDLPIIAMTADAFAEDAKLARLAGMNGHLAKPISIEQLKGALSGCVAWKRRSRGGDILNIGD, translated from the coding sequence ATGGCAGAGTTCACTGCTAAGCGGATCGACGATCCTGAGGCAAATGAGTGCTGGTGCGTACTTGTCTTTCGTGACGTCCAGGAGGAATATCTGCTGGAACAGCGGCGGAATGTCGAGACCAGCCAGCTGGCGACCGCCGCCCAGACTGCTTACCAGATGTTGATCGCGGTAAACCTGACGCAGAATACCTATCACATGTTGGAATATAACCGTTTCCCCGTTAAAAGACCGGTTGCCGAGGGCTGTTTCGACGATCTTATACAAACAGAATTATCCACGGTACACCCTGATTACCGAGATGAATTTATTGGAAAATTCATGCGCGCCTCTCTCTGTGATGTCTTTTCACGCGGAGAGCTCCTTGTGACGATGACGGTGCCCCATCTCGGAGACGACGGCGCCTATCACTGGTATTTTACCCAGGTGGTGCAGGTAAAAAGCCCCTATACCGACGACATGATAGAGATTACGCTGTCAAGGAACATCGACGATGAACGCCGGATGCAGGAGGAGGCTCTGGAGAAGGAGCGTCAGGCGAAACAGTTGCTGGAAGACGCCCTGCAAAAGGCGGAAAACGCCAGCAAGGCCAAGAGCTCCTTTCTCTCGCGCATGAGCCACGACATTCGTACGCCGATGAACGCGATCGTCGGAATGACCGAACTGGCGAAGCTGCATATCGGTGATGAAGAGCGGCTGCGCGGGTATCTCGAAAAGATCGCCGCCTCCGGCGCGCACCTGCTTGGCCTCATCAATGAAGTTCTGGATGTCAGCAAGATAGAGAGCGGAACAGTTGAGCTGGAGGAGGCCGAATTTGACCTCTGCCGCCTGCTGGACGAGGCGGTGGAGCTGATACGGCTATCCGTTGAGAAGAAGGGGCAAATAGTATCCGTTCATACCGGCGAGGGGCTGCATCAGCTGGTACTCGGTGACGAGAGACGTCTGAAGCAGGTGCTGGTCAATATTCTTGAAAATGCCTCCAAGTACACCGGTGAGGGCGGCAGGATATCTTTGTCGGTGGATGAACTTGATAAAGGGGAGTCAACGGTGGGTACATACCGCTTCGTGGTCGAGGATAACGGGATCGGCATGAGTCCTGAATATATAGAGCATATCTTTGAACCGTTCAGCCGCGCCGACGACAGCCGGACCAATAAGATCATGGGTACCGGTCTGGGTATGACGATTGTCAAGAACATTGTCTCAATAATGGGCGGCGACGTCCGTGCGGAGAGTGAGTACGGAAAAGGGTCGCGGTTTATTGTCACCCTCTGTCTTGCCAAGAGCGCCGCCGCCGGCGAGGTCACGGCGGAGGGAGCGCATACGGATGAATCTTTCTCCGATCTGCGCGTCCTGCTGGTAGAGGATAACGAGCTCAACCGTGAGATCGCCGCCGAAATGCTTGCTTTGCTGGGCGCGTGGGTGGAGTCTGTTGAGAATGGACGCCTGGCGGTGGAGGCGGTCTGTTCTCATCCGCCCTACTACTATGATATTGTCTTTATGGATATCCAGATGCCGGTATTGAACGGCTATGACGCCGCAAAAGAGATTCGTGGCTGCGGAATGAAAAGTATCGGCGACCTGCCGATAATCGCGATGACTGCCGACGCCTTTGCCGAGGATGCGAAGCTGGCGCGGCTGGCTGGAATGAACGGACACCTTGCCAAACCGATCTCCATCGAACAGCTGAAAGGCGCGTTGTCCGGTTGTGTCGCCTGGAAGCGGCGCAGCCGCGGCGGCGATATTCTCAATATTGGCGATTGA
- a CDS encoding PAS domain-containing protein produces the protein MEPQRDLESDHLRERHIPKEHGVPLEMLGVGVSKHLLDKDLTVLWANAQFCNDAGYTEEEYLAQFSSLRQHYEEYPVDFELLRNKLRHLHEGCDTKASMTCRMPVKGGGFCWVRVAARAADDLVSGVPVLCLTTVNVDDMISSENEKKQYFEFMMEEYAGNIYISDMDTYELLYLNQCTSQQNLDS, from the coding sequence ATGGAGCCTCAGCGCGATCTAGAATCTGACCATCTCAGGGAGCGGCATATACCGAAGGAGCACGGTGTCCCGCTGGAGATGCTCGGAGTTGGTGTCAGCAAGCATTTATTGGATAAAGATTTGACCGTCTTATGGGCTAACGCCCAGTTTTGCAATGATGCCGGATATACGGAGGAAGAATACCTCGCACAATTTTCCAGTCTGCGCCAGCATTATGAAGAATATCCCGTTGATTTTGAATTACTGCGAAACAAGCTGCGGCACTTGCATGAAGGCTGTGATACTAAAGCTTCGATGACCTGCCGGATGCCTGTCAAAGGCGGCGGCTTCTGCTGGGTCCGCGTAGCGGCAAGAGCCGCCGATGACCTCGTCTCCGGCGTGCCGGTGCTCTGCCTGACGACTGTCAACGTTGATGACATGATCTCCTCTGAAAATGAGAAGAAACAGTATTTTGAGTTCATGATGGAAGAGTATGCGGGAAATATCTATATCAGCGATATGGATACTTACGAGCTGCTCTATTTGAATCAGTGCACTAGTCAACAAAACCTGGACAGTTGA
- a CDS encoding plasmid recombination protein — MARGDGIDRTNARNMRLTETKIGNTQQHNEREKDSYVNQDIVLERTPLNVHFKTPSAGYREMFAQMEADGVISTRGIKEDAFRYGELVFDVNSAYFYNHGGYDFAKQFYTEAYKAAIKIVGGEQYILSAVMHADERNRAMSEALGEDVYHYHLHVVYIPVVEKEIRWTKRCKDKSLVGKVKETIMQVSMSKKWASKPILDETTGEPLRTAKGKPVLRKSYSVLQDDFFEHMRSAGYDDVERGERGSSEEHLTVTQFKTEREQERLAQLQEVSALAQVEADKKNKEAASAEKKAAQARAKLDDVAPLLKGMEKLAADFSDDPERTLPEAGPLESAKSYREKKAKPLWEKIVKVLRSVYRAYFDLKSKFERLQSAYDREVSKNGSLSARIYEVCAERDGLKGQVRDYERVRRAIGPEQADRILEAAYQQEQVEKEQKWGARSKIRVGAR, encoded by the coding sequence ATGGCGAGAGGCGACGGTATTGACCGTACCAACGCAAGAAATATGAGGCTGACCGAAACCAAGATCGGTAACACCCAGCAGCACAACGAGCGTGAGAAGGATTCCTATGTCAATCAGGACATTGTACTGGAGCGGACGCCGCTCAATGTCCATTTCAAAACCCCGTCTGCCGGGTATCGGGAGATGTTTGCTCAAATGGAGGCCGACGGCGTGATCTCCACCCGTGGCATCAAGGAGGATGCCTTTCGATACGGTGAGTTGGTCTTTGATGTAAACTCCGCTTACTTCTACAATCACGGCGGGTATGACTTCGCAAAACAATTTTACACCGAAGCCTATAAAGCCGCAATCAAAATCGTGGGCGGAGAGCAGTATATTTTGTCGGCGGTCATGCACGCTGACGAGCGCAACCGGGCCATGTCCGAGGCGCTGGGGGAGGACGTGTACCACTACCACCTCCATGTGGTTTATATCCCGGTAGTGGAGAAGGAGATACGCTGGACAAAGCGGTGCAAGGACAAGTCCCTGGTGGGCAAGGTCAAGGAAACGATCATGCAGGTGAGCATGAGCAAGAAGTGGGCGTCCAAGCCCATTCTGGACGAAACTACCGGGGAGCCGTTACGCACAGCTAAGGGCAAACCCGTTCTACGAAAGTCGTACAGTGTCCTGCAAGATGATTTCTTTGAGCATATGCGCTCCGCTGGCTATGACGATGTAGAGCGTGGGGAACGTGGTAGTTCCGAAGAACATTTGACTGTTACGCAGTTCAAGACGGAGCGTGAGCAGGAACGGCTTGCACAGCTTCAAGAGGTGTCGGCGCTGGCCCAGGTTGAGGCCGACAAAAAGAATAAGGAGGCAGCATCAGCTGAGAAGAAAGCGGCCCAGGCCAGGGCTAAGCTGGACGATGTAGCGCCCTTGCTCAAGGGCATGGAGAAACTGGCGGCGGACTTCTCCGACGACCCGGAGCGGACGCTGCCGGAGGCGGGGCCGCTGGAATCGGCCAAGTCCTACCGGGAGAAAAAGGCCAAGCCCCTTTGGGAGAAGATCGTCAAGGTGCTGCGCTCCGTCTACCGGGCCTACTTCGACCTCAAGAGCAAGTTTGAGCGGTTGCAGAGCGCCTATGATCGTGAGGTCAGTAAGAACGGCTCCCTGTCAGCCAGGATTTATGAGGTTTGTGCCGAGAGGGACGGCTTGAAAGGGCAAGTCAGGGACTATGAGCGGGTCAGACGGGCCATTGGCCCGGAACAGGCGGACAGGATACTGGAGGCAGCTTACCAGCAGGAACAGGTCGAAAAGGAGCAGAAATGGGGTGCAAGGTCAAAAATAAGGGTAGGCGCACGATAA
- a CDS encoding IS3 family transposase, which produces MKKRLRGERRWSGKGIYPFRQLEYQVILELSEYFPVVILCRVTGIPRSSFYNWKRSLFEPSKRARDFARSVMLFMEYHKRYPSHGYRWLNAKIRLDTGIVHSDPYAYKCCRAAGIKSKAKHYRYKKPGNPYRLFPNLLLAGLPVYSPMQYIASDMTAFCFKGTYYELTLYMDLWNNEIVSHALSSRRGDRMTYIDGLEGLIMNKDKKTEWQTILHTDQGAVYASKKYNDILELNHIAHSMSRSGTPTDNAAMEAINGWLKAELFTDFHVTGKENIEREIEEYIKFFNEERPAYALGYMTPKQYKEAYSGNGSFRSRT; this is translated from the coding sequence ATTAAAAAAAGGCTACGAGGTGAAAGGAGATGGTCCGGTAAAGGAATATATCCTTTTAGACAGCTCGAATACCAAGTAATTCTGGAACTATCCGAGTATTTTCCTGTAGTCATCCTGTGCCGTGTGACGGGGATTCCCAGAAGCAGCTTCTATAACTGGAAACGCAGCCTGTTTGAACCGTCCAAAAGAGCGAGGGATTTTGCTAGAAGCGTAATGCTCTTTATGGAATATCATAAAAGATATCCGTCGCACGGATACAGATGGCTTAACGCGAAGATACGCCTTGACACCGGAATAGTCCATTCAGATCCGTACGCCTATAAATGTTGCAGGGCTGCCGGTATAAAGAGCAAGGCAAAACACTACCGTTATAAAAAACCAGGCAATCCGTACAGATTATTCCCCAACCTGCTTCTTGCAGGCCTGCCGGTATACTCACCGATGCAGTACATAGCGAGCGATATGACGGCATTCTGCTTCAAAGGTACGTACTATGAGCTGACACTGTATATGGACCTATGGAACAACGAAATAGTAAGCCATGCGTTGTCTTCAAGGCGCGGAGACAGAATGACATACATAGACGGGCTGGAAGGACTGATAATGAATAAAGATAAAAAAACGGAATGGCAGACGATACTGCACACAGACCAGGGCGCGGTATACGCCTCCAAGAAATACAACGACATCTTGGAACTGAACCATATAGCCCACTCCATGTCCAGAAGCGGAACTCCTACGGACAATGCGGCGATGGAAGCGATAAACGGCTGGCTGAAAGCGGAGCTGTTTACAGACTTTCATGTAACAGGCAAAGAAAACATAGAGCGGGAGATAGAGGAATACATAAAATTCTTCAATGAAGAGCGTCCGGCCTATGCTTTGGGATACATGACGCCGAAACAGTATAAGGAGGCGTATAGCGGAAACGGCAGTTTTAGGAGTAGGACGTAA
- the mutM gene encoding DNA-formamidopyrimidine glycosylase has translation MPELPEVETVRRILEPQVRGLRIVSVTVNHPAVIARPSPEEFCRLTAGRQISGMSRRGKFLSLCLEGGGRIVLHLRMTGSLLLTPPDYPLEKHTHLIFYLDDGRELRFTDLRRFGRFWLIENGEDDIFSGVNRLGPEPLDGDFSAASLRLAFAKRKKAVKSCLLDQEFIAGIGNIYADESLFLAKIRPDRPAGSLTMAEWERLAAAIKEALLLGIEENRMSAEEYLAGKGRGYRSRYLNVYGRAGEPCRLCGGRLCRSVVGGRGSVYCPKCQR, from the coding sequence ATGCCGGAGCTGCCGGAGGTTGAGACGGTAAGGCGAATTTTAGAACCGCAGGTCAGGGGCCTGCGGATAGTATCTGTGACGGTCAACCATCCTGCGGTCATCGCACGTCCTTCGCCGGAGGAGTTCTGCCGCCTTACGGCGGGGCGGCAGATTTCAGGCATGTCGCGCCGGGGAAAATTTCTCTCTCTATGTCTGGAAGGCGGTGGCAGGATCGTGCTGCATCTGCGCATGACGGGTTCCCTTTTGCTGACGCCGCCCGATTATCCTCTGGAAAAGCATACCCACCTAATCTTTTATCTGGACGACGGCAGGGAGCTGCGCTTTACGGACCTTCGCCGCTTCGGGCGCTTCTGGCTGATCGAAAACGGTGAAGATGATATATTCAGCGGCGTTAATCGTCTGGGGCCGGAGCCGCTTGACGGTGATTTCAGCGCCGCCTCCCTGCGGCTGGCCTTCGCGAAGCGGAAAAAAGCCGTAAAAAGCTGTCTGCTAGACCAGGAATTTATCGCCGGTATCGGCAACATATACGCCGACGAAAGTCTTTTCTTGGCAAAGATACGTCCCGACCGTCCCGCCGGCAGCCTCACAATGGCGGAGTGGGAGCGGCTCGCCGCGGCGATAAAAGAGGCGCTGCTGCTTGGCATTGAGGAGAACAGGATGAGTGCGGAGGAGTATCTCGCCGGTAAGGGCCGCGGTTACCGCTCCCGCTATCTGAACGTGTACGGACGTGCGGGCGAGCCCTGCCGCCTATGCGGCGGGCGCCTTTGCCGCTCCGTCGTCGGCGGACGCGGCAGCGTCTATTGCCCGAAGTGCCAGAGGTAG
- a CDS encoding ATP-binding protein, which translates to MGFFHFDGYHMEDEQGNRSGYGYEYLQHMLLYADWKYEYVGYDKSWSEMLGMLERGEIDILTSAQKTKDREKRFGFSKNSIGKSKTIVTVKSGNTRYMSGDWRKWSGIRVGMLKNNSRNESFAAFAREKDFSYVPVYFNDMQKMLRELQEGGSIDAVVTSNLRATSSEWVVAEFSPSPFYIITRKEDFALLHEIDDVLSKLQADDVTLEESLMDKFYTPKNGSELPFTVEERKYIENARRSGRRFKAMLNPEWEPFSYRDEQGRPAGAFVEIAKLIAARSGLEFEFITTANREEHLKKKESREADIILDLRCDYNMAEKRGYRLTNPYIHLNVTKLSLKNNHGDMKTVAALRFSNITEQFIKTYFHEKDIVFYDTQQECVDAVLAGRQDCLFLYAGGAQLVMNRDITNSLLANVIYGWKTYYGVGVTYREPPLLASIMDKSMRGLEEREVNDILAKYTAFPHEDLSLKAFLYGNPLFAVGGIFVLSMLAIILVLYLTTRRRRAEALARGRELERFITYVCGANDVVGEVDVSNGTRVLYGVSDGRVMQQTESYSLEKDLLPHIHPDDCERVGALLGAASLGRLVDEGGALYFECRMKNGGGQYEWFSYTVLAMNRESVSRTGFMFFIRCIEEAKRREDMSRRALVDALESARNASNSKSSFLSRMSHDIRTPLNAIIGFTAIARESLSSAAEDRNKALGCLEKTELASRHLLTILNEVLDMASIESGRVKIADVPFDLSGLLSSLESIFSTQARGNGVAFSVEAKDVAGLRLTGDSMRLDQILMNLLSNAVKFTEKDGRVALTAEVVAVKENKVYIRFTVADTGIGIAPEFLEHIFEPFEQQDNSIARQYGGTGLGMSITKNLVGMMHGAISVSSIVGEGSSFSVELPFGISEENGGEPAIGEGTPEAAADKYDFGGARLLLAEDNEMNMEIASEILKSGGFSVDWAKNGEEAVRLFEESPAGYYSAILLDIQMPVMDGYEAARRIRASRHQEAASAVIIAMSANAFAEDVAASLAAGMNDHVAKPIDPAYLFRTLRKYIGGKAG; encoded by the coding sequence GTGGGATTTTTTCATTTTGACGGCTATCATATGGAGGACGAACAGGGAAACAGGTCCGGTTATGGATATGAATATTTGCAGCACATGCTGTTATATGCGGACTGGAAGTATGAATATGTCGGGTACGACAAAAGCTGGAGCGAGATGTTGGGCATGTTGGAGCGCGGTGAGATCGATATCCTCACGTCGGCGCAAAAGACTAAGGATCGTGAGAAACGCTTCGGTTTTTCAAAGAACAGCATAGGCAAAAGTAAGACCATCGTCACCGTAAAATCAGGAAACACAAGGTATATGAGCGGCGATTGGCGGAAGTGGTCCGGCATCCGGGTCGGCATGCTAAAAAATAATTCGCGCAACGAGAGCTTCGCGGCGTTCGCGCGGGAAAAGGATTTTTCATATGTCCCCGTCTATTTTAACGATATGCAGAAGATGCTGCGGGAGCTTCAGGAGGGTGGTTCCATCGACGCCGTCGTTACCAGTAATCTGCGCGCGACCAGCAGCGAGTGGGTCGTCGCCGAATTCTCTCCGTCTCCATTTTATATAATTACCCGCAAAGAGGACTTCGCCCTGCTGCATGAGATAGACGACGTCCTTTCCAAGCTGCAGGCTGACGACGTCACTCTGGAAGAATCCCTGATGGACAAATTTTATACGCCTAAAAACGGCTCCGAGCTCCCATTCACGGTTGAGGAACGGAAATATATAGAGAATGCGCGCCGCAGCGGCAGGCGGTTCAAGGCCATGTTAAATCCAGAGTGGGAACCGTTTTCCTACCGTGACGAGCAGGGGCGTCCCGCGGGGGCTTTTGTTGAAATTGCCAAGCTGATCGCCGCGCGCAGCGGGCTGGAGTTTGAATTTATCACCACAGCGAACAGAGAGGAGCATTTAAAAAAGAAAGAGAGCCGTGAGGCAGACATTATTCTGGATCTCCGCTGCGATTACAATATGGCGGAGAAAAGGGGCTATCGGCTGACAAATCCCTATATCCACCTGAACGTTACAAAACTTTCTCTGAAGAATAATCATGGGGACATGAAAACGGTCGCCGCGCTGCGTTTTTCAAACATAACCGAGCAGTTTATAAAGACGTATTTTCACGAAAAAGACATCGTATTTTATGATACCCAGCAGGAGTGCGTGGACGCGGTGCTGGCTGGGCGTCAGGACTGCCTGTTCCTCTACGCGGGCGGCGCCCAGTTAGTGATGAACAGGGATATAACAAACAGCCTCCTCGCCAACGTGATTTACGGGTGGAAGACCTATTATGGAGTAGGGGTTACCTACCGTGAGCCGCCGCTGCTGGCGTCGATCATGGATAAAAGTATGCGCGGCCTCGAGGAGCGCGAGGTAAACGACATTCTCGCCAAGTACACGGCCTTTCCGCACGAAGATCTCTCTCTGAAGGCCTTTCTTTACGGTAACCCTCTCTTCGCCGTAGGGGGGATTTTTGTCCTCTCTATGCTGGCGATAATCCTCGTGCTCTATCTAACGACGCGCAGACGCCGCGCCGAGGCGCTGGCACGCGGCAGGGAGCTAGAGCGGTTTATAACCTACGTATGCGGCGCCAACGACGTAGTCGGCGAGGTGGACGTCTCAAACGGAACAAGGGTGCTGTACGGCGTATCCGACGGCAGGGTCATGCAGCAGACGGAAAGTTACAGCCTCGAAAAAGACCTTCTGCCGCACATTCACCCCGACGACTGCGAAAGGGTTGGGGCGCTGCTTGGAGCCGCCAGTCTCGGCAGACTTGTGGATGAGGGCGGGGCGCTATATTTCGAATGTCGGATGAAAAACGGCGGCGGCCAGTATGAATGGTTTTCTTATACGGTGCTGGCAATGAACAGAGAAAGCGTTTCGAGGACCGGCTTCATGTTCTTCATCCGCTGTATAGAGGAGGCCAAGCGCCGTGAGGATATGAGCCGGCGCGCGCTGGTCGACGCGCTGGAATCAGCGCGCAACGCTTCAAATTCCAAGAGCTCTTTCCTATCAAGGATGTCACACGACATTCGCACGCCGCTCAACGCCATCATCGGCTTTACGGCGATCGCCAGGGAGAGCCTGTCATCGGCGGCGGAAGATAGAAACAAGGCCCTCGGATGTCTTGAAAAGACAGAATTGGCCTCCCGCCACCTTCTGACGATCCTCAACGAAGTTCTTGACATGGCCTCGATCGAAAGCGGGAGGGTAAAGATTGCGGACGTTCCCTTCGACCTCTCCGGGCTGCTGTCGTCCCTCGAAAGCATTTTCTCCACACAGGCGAGGGGAAATGGGGTCGCTTTCTCTGTGGAGGCAAAGGACGTTGCGGGACTGCGCCTTACGGGAGATTCCATGAGGCTGGATCAGATACTGATGAACCTTCTATCCAACGCGGTGAAATTCACTGAGAAGGATGGTCGTGTAGCTCTGACGGCTGAGGTGGTGGCGGTGAAAGAGAATAAAGTCTACATACGTTTCACCGTGGCCGACACCGGCATCGGCATCGCACCTGAGTTTCTCGAACACATATTCGAACCTTTTGAACAGCAGGATAACTCTATCGCCAGACAATACGGCGGTACGGGGCTGGGGATGTCGATAACGAAAAACCTCGTTGGCATGATGCACGGCGCGATAAGCGTATCGAGCATTGTCGGAGAGGGCTCTTCCTTTTCCGTCGAGCTGCCGTTCGGAATATCGGAAGAAAACGGCGGAGAGCCGGCGATTGGCGAGGGAACGCCGGAAGCCGCCGCGGACAAATATGATTTTGGCGGAGCAAGGCTGCTGCTTGCGGAAGATAACGAAATGAATATGGAGATAGCGTCAGAGATACTGAAAAGCGGCGGATTCTCCGTTGACTGGGCGAAAAACGGCGAGGAGGCCGTGCGGCTCTTTGAAGAGTCTCCTGCCGGGTACTATAGCGCCATATTGCTCGACATCCAAATGCCGGTGATGGACGGATATGAAGCGGCGCGCCGCATACGCGCCTCGCGCCACCAGGAGGCGGCCTCTGCCGTGATTATCGCCATGTCGGCCAACGCCTTCGCGGAAGACGTCGCCGCCTCGCTGGCGGCGGGCATGAACGACCATGTGGCGAAACCTATTGATCCCGCATATTTATTCAGGACTCTGCGGAAGTATATCGGCGGCAAAGCCGGTTAG